One Chaetodon trifascialis isolate fChaTrf1 chromosome 12, fChaTrf1.hap1, whole genome shotgun sequence DNA window includes the following coding sequences:
- the scel gene encoding sciellin: MSRYSASKSTKTNLLKDNSWIRKTDDEEEDIDCDPNFGKFVLSHHKSSENLQSPEAEQVSTTKPAQRPSTSVSALTKRFSGGLDEPKSSTLPPSKTTSSYTKSTYSSPKPVSPKTTTPSLVTKNGTTGTPITTTQTIKSPVSSSPAKTFNERVKSSSKGAQYSQYSPTKPTKVTETAPTNKGAEDKLYDTLIPSSVRDDSSTRDSKTALSPTETVTVQSSTDTKATDQLFDTLIPSSVKGDYSPTDRDVIKTITTRTSSTAEDDLYDTLLPKSITSNLSSPVSSSITKTETVTVDSSKGGESPTLASPSSTKRTSSYSSYTDDVPSTRTTSYTISTTPSEDYSSDRKPYSYSRPNSSYEYSSVTSPTVYTTSSYRNSRSDDILTDPVYTTSSIKSIYAAPERTVLEKDLCTSCRKPFTGDAKMVLDDMKINCHASCFKCQVCKSTLGHMRAGDSLWIYKHMVHCEKCFEVTRDKWRR; this comes from the exons ATGAGCAGGTATTCAGCCT ccaAGAGCACCAAGACCAATCTCCTGAAAGACAACAGCTGGATCAGAAAAACggatgatgaggaagaagacatCGA ctgtgacCCAAACTTTGGCAAATTTGTTCTAAGCCACCACAAATCCAGTGAAAATCTTCAGAG TCCAGAGGCTGAACAAGTGAGTACCACCAAACCAGCACAACGCCCGTCAACATCAGTGTCGGCTCTCACAAAAAG ATTCAGTGGAGGTCTTGATGAACCAAAGAGCAG CACCCTCCCTCCCAGCAAGACGACATCCTCCTACACCAAAAG CACGTACTCCAGCCCGAAACCAGTTTCTCCCAAGAC CACCACACCAAGTCTGGTCACCAAGAATGGGACCACTGGTACCCCTATCACCACCACCCAAACCATAAA ATCCCCTGTGAGTTCTTCTCCCGCCAAGACGTTCAATGAACGGGTCAAGTCCTCAAGCAAAGG GGCGCAATACTCGCAATATTCTCCCACCAAACCAACCAAAGTGACTGAGACTGCTCCCACCAATAAAGG TGCGGAGGACAAACTGTACGACACACTCATCCCCTCGTCTGTCAGAGATGATTCGTCAACCAGAGACAG TAAAACAGCTCTCTCCCCTACTGAGACTGTGACGGTGCAAAGCAGCACTGACACTAA AGCAACCGACCAACTTTTCGACACACTCATCCCCTCGTCTGTCAAGGGTGATTACTCACCCACAGACAG agaTGTTATTAAGACTATAACGACAAGGACTTCCTCTAC ggctGAGGATGACCTGTATGACACCCTCCTGCCGAAATCCATTACGTCTAATCTGTCTTCTCCTGTGAG TTCCAGcatcacaaagacagagacagtcacaGTAGACAGCAGCAAAGG AGGAGAGAGCCCAACTCTGGCATCACCATCTTCCACCAAAAGAACCAGCAG CTACAGCTCATACACTGATGATGTTCCCTCCACTCGCACCACCTCCTACACCATCAGCACCACGCCCAG TGAGGACTACAGCAGCGACCGTAAACCCTACTCTTACTCCAGACCAAACTCCAG TTATGAGTACAGCAGTGTCACCAGTCCCACTGTCTACACCACATCATCATACAGGAACAGCAG GTCAGACGATATTCTGACAGATCCAGTCTACACCACCTCCTCCATTAAGAGTATTTATGCAGCTCCTGAGAG GACGGTGCTTGAGAAAGACCTGTGCACCTCCTGCCGTAAGCCCTTCACCGGTGATGCCAAGATGGTCCTGGATGACATGAAGATCAACTGCCATGCTTCCTGCTTTAAA TGTCAGGTGTGTAAAAGCACTCTGGGTCATATGAGAGCTGGGGACAGCCTGTGGATCTACAAACACATGGTGCACTGTGAGAAGTGCTTTGAGGTCACCAGAG ATAAGTGGCGGCGCTGA
- the slain1a gene encoding SLAIN motif-containing protein 1a yields the protein MEAEVLNPQMMADVNGNNKITNAELEVLKLQELVRKLEKQNEQLRTRANAVNNCSIGPHLQTSLSCLNGGTSCPGDNFSSKYGIPSPTQSHPCAPGPRGSEEEPFAYFQPSSLSPDAAGEDSGAAGATTVLDEVDILDLNIVLPVGEPDSWLYVSPKAKLQGESILSPLQWCRQVLDHPGPEVELAKMTLCHRLDQAKRRRGLSSVRPYSCIEGLSTLSCPVLPYTKSAALTESPAPLPPSGPSFLQSTLPLRPSCSLSDRAPTFLSNSALHNVGRRHAAISPQSSLDSEVGVSELEDDSISMSYKLQDMTDVEVMARLQEESLRQDYASTSATASRRSSSFSLHSLRRSEMDLDEEDEEDEVYDQLPPPQPRLFRTGSMQRGSLPHSHTFSSIRDCRRSSAAPQFSLSGLSQYHGPSSLTTETHTAYRNSTDKLRRSMPNLIRAPSMPSVPSIPCLASPVNPPSHGPSSLPMISSLRSSQSFDSSNGLARLQSSIPSPGQLSQRVQSVGNFPTTPRHPLKATAYVSPTVQQGPTSTSLSTSVSLHSIPSSAALPQPLKLSNSLVPQPLKLSTNPPAVPRSSLPRPASFVGTSGVPRASKISQPTRSLLTPPKSLAALSALRDGSWKDGCY from the exons ATGGAAGCAGAGGTGTTGAACCCCCAGATGATGGCAGACGTCAATGGCAACAATAAAATCACCAACGCAGAGCTGGAGGTATTAAAGCTTCAGGAATTGGTCCGAAAATTGGAGAAGCAAAACGAACAATTGCGGACTCGAGCGAACGCTGTAAACAATTGCTCCATCGGCCCTCATCTCCAGACCTCGTTGTCGTGTCTGAACGGAGGCACGTCGTGCCCGGGTGACAATTTCTCCAGTAAATATGGCATTCCGAGCCCGACACAGTCGCATCCGTGTGCCCCCGGACCCCGAGGTTCGGAGGAGGAGCCGTTCGCCTATTTTCAGCCGAGCTCGCTGTCTCCTGACGCCGCTGGGGAGGACAGCGGCGCCGCTGGAGCCACAACTGTTTTGGATGAGGTTGATATTTTGGACCTCAACATCGTGCTCCCTGTCGGAGAGCCTGATAGCTG GCTGTATGTGAGTCCCAAAGCCAAGCTGCAGGGTGAGAGCATCCTCAGCCCTCTCCAGTGGTGCAGGCAGGTACTGGACCACCCGGGGCCCGAGGTGGAGCTGGCTAAGATGACCCTCTGTCACAGACTGGACCAGG CTAAGCGGAGGCGAGGACTCTCCTCCGTCCGTCCATACAGCTGCATAGAGGGGCTCTCCACCCTCAGCTGCCCCGTCCTGCCTTACACCAAATCTGCTGCACTAACCGAGTCCCCAG CCCCATTGCCACCATCAGGTCCGTCTTTTCTCCAGTCGACTCTCCCGCTCAGgcccagctgcagcctcagtgaCAGAGCGCCAACCTTCCTATCAAACTCCGCTCTCCACA atgtGGGTCGCCGGCACGCAGCAATCAGCCCCCAGTCTTCCCTGGACAGTGAGGTTGGCGTGTCAGAGCTGGAGGACGACTCCATCTCGATGAGTTACAAACTGCAGGACATGACAGATGTAGAGGTCATGGCACGACTTCAGGAGGAGA GTCTCCGACAGGACTACGCCTCTACCTCAGCCACAGCCAGCCGTCGCAGCTCCAGCTTCTCCTTACACTCCCTCAGGCGCAGCGAGATGGATctggacgaggaggacgaggaggacgaggtgTACGACCAGCTCCCTCCTCCGCAGCCTCGCCTGTTCCGCACAGGGTCTATGCAGCGGGGCAGCCTGCCCCACTCTCACACCTTCTCCAGTATCAGAGACTGCAGACGCAGCTCAGCCGCACCTCAGTTTTCACTCAGTGGACTCTCCCAGTACCATGGACCCTCCAGCCTGACCACAGAAACCCACACAGCATACAGGAATAGCACAG ACAAGCTACGGAGAAGCATGCCCAACCTGATCCGAGCTCCCAGCATGCCCAGTGTTCCCAGTATTCCATGTCTGGCTTCCCCTGTCAACCCACCCTCCCACGGTCCCTCGTCCTTGCCAATGATATCCTCCCTGCGGAGCAGCCAGAGCTTTGACTCGTCCAATGGGCTCGCTCGACTCCAGTCCTCCA TTCCTTCCCCAGGGCAGCTCAGTCAGAGAGTCCAGAGCGTGGGCAACTTCCCCACCACTCCCCGACACCCACTTAAAGCCACAGCCTACGTAAGCCCCACAGTGCAGCAGggccccacctccacctccctgtcCACCTCTGTCAGCCTACACTCCATCCCCAGCAGTGCCGCGCTGCCTCAGCCCCTCAAACTCAGCAACAGTTTGGTACCACAGCCCCTAAAACTCAGCACCAACCCGCCGGCTGTCCCTCGCAGCTCCCTTCCTCGCCCAGCTTCCTTTGTGGGAACAAGTGGAGTTCCACGTGCAAGCAAAATCTCCCAACCCACACGCAG TTTGCTGACCCCTCCAAAGAGCCTGGCTGCCCTGAGCGCCCTGAGGGATGGCAGCTGGAAAGACGGCTGCTACTGA
- the LOC139340634 gene encoding p53-induced death domain-containing protein 1: protein MPNKAQEDAVINLKTLQEISSQLGFEWTVVAYELGFNRTEIRRFHTKSTEKTVQARSMLESWYERSWDKVNKTKLLQDGLERAGRRDLAERLRCLHWGHQKLSRRVELPSAFPFLITVHKTIHNQDALRRINDLNRRYT, encoded by the exons ATGCCCAACAAAGCCCAGGAG GATGCTGTAATTAACCTGAAGACGCTGCAGGAGATTTCCAGCCAACTTGGTTTTGAGTGGACGGTTGTGGCGTATGAGCTTGGCTTCAACAGAACTGAGATAAGACGATTTCACACCAAATCGACAGAGAAGACTGTCCAAGCTCGGAGCATGTTGGAAAGCTG GTATGAGAGGTCATGGGACAAGGTCAATAAGACCAAGCTGCTGCAAGATGGACTGGAGCGAGCAGGAAGACGGGACCTGGCTGAGAGGCTGCGCTGCCTCCACTGGGGCCACCAGAAGCTGAGCCGCAGGGTTGAGCTGCCCTCCGCTTTCCCCTTCCTCATCACAGTCCACAAGACCATCCACAACCAAGACGCGCTACGCAGGATCAATGACCTCAACCGTAGATACACTTAA
- the kbtbd7 gene encoding kelch repeat and BTB domain-containing protein 7, which translates to MASALSCFSGPEVLEDVNHARALMKELKLLYDCRLLGDVTIGVECDEEGSLEHSCESARGDIDQLFLCSRNVLAAASPYFKSMFTGGLNESMQERVVIRGVDAESMSVIIDYCYTGRVTITESNVQRLYAAANMLQLEYIRKACSSFMTRRLDLSNCVGMLKFADTYDNPELKENAQAFIARNFSQVCSGGELCELDLMQLKELLSLNILDVDCERKVCSAALQWIEANAPQKREDVFQALKCVRWNLFAEKDKCYLEGLMARPAIEKYLASFFNRSAEDGCGMSDTLEAPKHRIGVSAKEMILFFGLPNDNIMCCDPYSEDLYFMAPPLEDLSSQDYKRSTMESLIACATPENNLFLASHLSKHFWLYNPVLNSWQELAERPLGRIHSGMGYLNGHVYLLGGRNPVTDARLKEVECYSVQRNQWTFVAPLPHSLGKMQVVALNDHLYVVNKRRMLCYDPKRNRWRHCGSLRRDKLHKACVFQDQIICVCDIPVVKAYSPTRGEWKRLGDIPIDSRALNYQVIQHNNKLLLLTQTLLQHNKNRVLIHEYDPARDTWKNVMAVYVSTLGPVCVSTRVYPACLGSAHSFSTEEDDDSGSSADWDFDGLTDADSDSGSSSSFSDENW; encoded by the coding sequence ATGGCTTCGGCGCTGAGCTGCTTCAGTGGTCCCGAGGTGTTGGAGGACGTGAATCACGCCCGGGCTTTGATGAAAGAGTTGAAATTACTGTACGACTGTCGGCTGCTCGGAGACGTTACTATCGGAGTCGAATGTGATGAGGAGGGGTCGCTGGAGCACAGCTGCGAGTCGGCCAGAGGTGACATTGACCAACTTTTCCTGTGCAGCCGCAACGTCCTCGCCGCCGCCAGCCCTTACTTCAAAAGCATGTTCACCGGGGGCTTAAACGAGAGCATGCAGGAGAGAGTGGTCATCCGCGGGGTGGACGCCGAGTCCATGTCTGTCATCATAGACTACTGTTACACGGGCAGGGTGACCATCACGGAGAGCAACGTCCAGAGGCTGTACGCAGCGGccaacatgctgcagctggagtACATCAGGAAGGCCTGCTCCAGCTTCATGACAAGGAGGCTGGACCTCTCCAACTGTGTGGGGATGCTGAAGTTTGCAGACACTTATGACAACCCTGAGCTGAAGGAGAACGCGCAGGCTTTCATAGCCAGGAACTTCAGCCAGGTGTGCAGTGGAGGGGAGCTCTGTGAGCTGGATTTGATGCAGTTAAAGGAGCTGCTGTCTCTGAACATTCTGGATGTGGACTGCGAGAGGAAGGTGTGCTCAGCCGCTTTGCAGTGGATAGAGGCCAACGCACCGCAGAAGAGGGAGGATGTGTTTCAGGCCCTGAAGTGTGTGCGTTGGAACCTGTTTGCAGAGAAGGACAAATGCTACCTGGAGGGCCTCATGGCGAGGCCTGCAATTGAGAAATACCTGGCATCTTTCTTCAACAGGTCCGCAGAGGACGGCTGTGGAATGTCTGACACTCTGGAGGCACCAAAGCACAGAATAGGCGTCAGCGCAAAGGAGATGATCCTCTTCTTCGGCCTACCCAATGACAACATCATGTGCTGTGATCCGTATTCAGAGGACCTGTATTTCATGGCTCCTCCTTTAGAAGACCTCAGCAGTCAGGATTACAAACGTTCCACCATGGAGTCCTTAATAGCCTGTGCCACACCTGAAAACAACTTGTTCCTGGCCTCCCACCTCTCTAAACACTTCTGGCTGTACAACCCTGTCCTCAACAGCTGGCAGGAGCTGGCAGAGAGACCTCTAGGGAGGATACACTCAGGGATGGGCTACCTCAACGGCCATGTGTACCTCCTGGGAGGAAGAAATCCAGTGACGGATGCCAGACTGAAGGAGGTCGAGTGTTACAGCGTGCAGAGGAACCAGTGGACGTTTGTGGCTCCTCTGCCTCATTCTTTAGGTAAAATGCAGGTGGTGGCACTAAATGACCACCTGTATGTGGTGAACAAAAGGAGAATGCTTTGCTATGATCCCAAGAGGAACCGCTGGCGCCACTGTGGCTCGCTGAGACGAGACAAGCTGCACAAGGCCTGCGTGTTTCAGGACCagatcatctgtgtgtgtgacatcccCGTGGTGAAAGCCTACAGCCCCACCAGGGGGGAATGGAAGAGGCTGGGTGACATTCCCATCGACAGCCGTGCTCTCAATTACCAGGTGATCCAGCACAACAAcaagctgctcctcctcactcagactctgctgcagcacaacaaGAACAGGGTCCTCATCCATGAATACGACCCAGCCAGGGACACCTGGAAGAACGTCATGGCTGTGTATGTGTCCACCCTGGGGCCCGTGTGTGTTTCAACACGCGTGTACCCAGCATGCCTGGGCTCTGCGCACAGCTTCTCCACAGAGGAGGATGACGACAGTGGCTCCAGCGCCGACTGGGACTTTGATGGGCTGACAGACGCGGACTCTGACTCTGGCAGCTCAAGCTCTTTCTCAGATGAGAACTGGTAG
- the LOC139340155 gene encoding ras-related protein Rab-33B isoform X1: MARENKPGEEFDTVFSQNDSLELSSHHDYDTSQVRIFKIIVIGDSNVGKTCLTYRFCGGTFLNNPEATIGVDFRERTLELDGESIKLQIWDTAGQERFRKSMVEHYYRSVHAVIFVYDVTSLCSFESIPEWIEECSRHSVGPMVPRIMVGNKCDLRDRREVPTSAAQCLADSYNFPLFETSAKDPAEKEHVDAIFLTLAYRLKSHKPMRLKQLSESSVRQLWSQREQEAEVCRC; the protein is encoded by the exons ATGgcaagagaaaacaaacctgGGGAGGAATTTGACACCGTTTTTAGCCAAAACGACTCCTTGGAGCTCTCGTCTCATCACGACTATGACACATCTCAGGTTCGGATTTTCAAGATAATCGTCATCGGAGATTCAAATGTGGGAAAGACGTGTCTGACCTACAGATTCTGCGGGGGCACGTTCCTGAACAACCCAGAGGCAACGATCGGGGTCGATTTTAGAGAGAGGACGCTGGAGCTCGATGGGGAGAGTATCAAG TTGCAGATCTGGGACACTGCAGGTCAGGAGCGTTTCAGGAAGAGCATGGTGGAGCACTACTACCGCAGCGTCCACGCCGTCATCTTCGTGTACGACGTGACCAGCCTCTGCTCCTTCGAGAGCATCCCAGAGTGGATTGAGGAGTGCAGCCGACACTCTGTGGGGCCCATGGTGCCTCGCATCATGGTGGGCAACAAGTGTGACCTGAGGGACCGGCGGGAGGTCCCCACCTCGGCCGCGCAGTGTCTGGCCGACAGTTACAACTTCCCTCTGTTTGAGACTTCAGCCAAGGACCCTGCTGAGAAGGAACATGTCGACGCTATCTTTCTAACTTTGGCTTATAGACTGAAGAGCCACAAACCCATGAGACTGAAGCAGCTGAGTGAGAGCAGTGTCAGGCAGCTGTGGAgccagagagagcaggaagcagaaGTATGTCGATGCTGA
- the LOC139340155 gene encoding ras-related protein Rab-33B isoform X2 → MARENKPGEEFDTVFSQNDSLELSSHHDYDTSQVRIFKIIVIGDSNVGKTCLTYRFCGGTFLNNPEATIGVDFRERTLELDGESIKIWDTAGQERFRKSMVEHYYRSVHAVIFVYDVTSLCSFESIPEWIEECSRHSVGPMVPRIMVGNKCDLRDRREVPTSAAQCLADSYNFPLFETSAKDPAEKEHVDAIFLTLAYRLKSHKPMRLKQLSESSVRQLWSQREQEAEVCRC, encoded by the exons ATGgcaagagaaaacaaacctgGGGAGGAATTTGACACCGTTTTTAGCCAAAACGACTCCTTGGAGCTCTCGTCTCATCACGACTATGACACATCTCAGGTTCGGATTTTCAAGATAATCGTCATCGGAGATTCAAATGTGGGAAAGACGTGTCTGACCTACAGATTCTGCGGGGGCACGTTCCTGAACAACCCAGAGGCAACGATCGGGGTCGATTTTAGAGAGAGGACGCTGGAGCTCGATGGGGAGAGTATCAAG ATCTGGGACACTGCAGGTCAGGAGCGTTTCAGGAAGAGCATGGTGGAGCACTACTACCGCAGCGTCCACGCCGTCATCTTCGTGTACGACGTGACCAGCCTCTGCTCCTTCGAGAGCATCCCAGAGTGGATTGAGGAGTGCAGCCGACACTCTGTGGGGCCCATGGTGCCTCGCATCATGGTGGGCAACAAGTGTGACCTGAGGGACCGGCGGGAGGTCCCCACCTCGGCCGCGCAGTGTCTGGCCGACAGTTACAACTTCCCTCTGTTTGAGACTTCAGCCAAGGACCCTGCTGAGAAGGAACATGTCGACGCTATCTTTCTAACTTTGGCTTATAGACTGAAGAGCCACAAACCCATGAGACTGAAGCAGCTGAGTGAGAGCAGTGTCAGGCAGCTGTGGAgccagagagagcaggaagcagaaGTATGTCGATGCTGA